A stretch of DNA from Rothia mucilaginosa:
CCAGGCGACCGAGAGCCTCACCGTAGCGGCGCCGAATATCCCGGCGGCTTCTGCGCACCTTGCTGAGCGTATTGCTGAAGAGCAGCGAGCCTACCTGCACGCTTTTGACACTCTCATGGCTGAGTTTTTTACCCGCCAGCGCGAGCTGCTCGAGGGCATTTCTGCCGAAACTCTACCCCTGCTGGAGGCTATTGAGTCCCTCTCCACCGGCGGCAAGCGCCTGCGTGCCCTGCTGAGCTACTGGGGTTGGCGAGGTGCGGGCGGCGCACCCGTAACCGAGGACCGCGCATCCTGGTCTATTGTGAAGGCAGGCATGGCGGTGGAGCTGTTCCAGACCTCCGCGCTGATTCACGACGACATTATCGACCGCTCCGATACCCGCCGCGGCGCACCCTCCGTGCACAAGCGTTTCGAGGCGGCGCACGAGCAGAATAGCTGGCGCGGTGATGCTTTCAACTACGGTCTGACCGGCGGTATTCTTGCCGGTGATCTGACCCTGGCGTGGTCTGCGGAGGTTTTCGCGTCCCTGGGTGAGGGAGCGATTTATGGCGCCCCCGCGCGCACTATTTTTGACCGGATGCGCACCGAGGTTCTGGCGGGTCAGTACCTGGACGTCTACTCCGAGGTTCTCGAAACCGAGGACGCTCAGGCGGCTCTGCAGCGTGCCCTGAACGTGATTCGTTTCAAGTCCGCCAAGTACTCGTGCGAGCACCCCTTCACGATTGGTGGCGCTCTGGCTCTGCAGGCTACCGCGCTGGAGAACGGCGCCGGTGCCGTGAGCGAGCAGCACCCGGTACTTGTCGGTTACCGCGCGTTCGGTCTGCCGCTGGGTGAGGGCTTCCAGCTGCGTGATGACGAGCTGGGCGTCTTCGGTCAGCCCGAGGTGACCGGTAAGCCCGCCGGCGATGATCTGCGTGAGGGTAAGCGTACCGTCTTGGTGGCGCTCACCTCCGCCGCCCTCGACGAAAAGGATGCGACGCTTCTGCACAATAGTTTGGGCAACCCCGAGCTGAGCGATGAGCAGGTGGAGCGTATCCGCGAGCTGATGGTTTCTTCGGGGGCTTTTGCCAAGCATGAGCAGCTGATTGAGCAGAAGTCTCAGGCTGTGTTTGAGGCGCTGGAGGCGATGAACCTGGACGAGCTGGCGCACGCGGCGCTGACCGATATTGTGGGCCGTGCGCTACGCCGTAAGGCATAGAAGGTCACTACAGTTATAGACGTTAAATAGTTGAGGCGGCATACCGGAGTATGCCGCCTCAACGTATTTAGCTATAGTGCCGGACCGCTATTACCAAGCTGGTATCACCAAGTAGGTACTACCAAGCCAGTGCCTGCGCACGGCGACGGATTTCAGTCTTACGACCGTCGATCAGTGCGTCGATGGGACGGCCGGGCAGGGACTCGTCGTTGGTGTACAGCCACACGATGGCTTCTTCATCGCTGAAGCCGGAATCCTTCAGGACCACGAGGGTGCCCTTGAGAGATTCGAGAACTCGCGAACCGTTCAGGAACAGTGCGGGTACCTTGCGCACGTTGGTTTCCGGGTCGCGCAGCGCGATGAGCGTACCGTCAGAAATCAGGTTGTGTACGCGGGTCACCTTCAGGTCGAGGGCCTGCGCAATTTCGGGGATAGTTACCCAATCGCCGACGAGGGCGAAGGTCTGAGCAATATTTTCGTTAGTCACCTTTTAAGAGTGCCAGAGCTGGCACGTATTTACCACTTTTGACCCGCCGCGCTTTCGGTGCCCCTCCCGGTTTCTTTCGTTATAGTGTGCTGCCGCGGTTCGTGAGGCGGAGTCGGGTCCGTGAGGTGGGGCCGGGTCCGCCGGCTTTTTGTAAGAGTTCGCTGAGTGTTCACCTGCCAGGCCCCCTGTGGCATCGCGTCTCTCCAGGTGGGCGGGCTAAAATGTTGAGACGTATGAATACTCCCAGCCCACGCCGGATTTCTCCCGTGAACCCTCGTTCTTCTTCTAATACTTCTGTTCCTCCCGCCACTCGTCCCGCTGCCCCCGATACCTCTATCGGTTCTTCGCAGTGGCTCAGTGGCGCCATTATTGAGGGTCACTACCAGGTGGGTTCGCTCATTGGCCGCGGCGGCATGAGCGAGGTCTATTATGCGCTGGACCTGTGGTCGAATAACCCGGTCGCACTCAAGGTTCTCTCCCCTGCTCTGGCCGAGGATGCGGCAAACCGCCAGAAGTTCCACCGTGAAGAGCGTTCGATGCGCCAGGTGGGTGGCGGCGGACATAC
This window harbors:
- a CDS encoding Rv2175c family DNA-binding protein, whose translation is MTNENIAQTFALVGDWVTIPEIAQALDLKVTRVHNLISDGTLIALRDPETNVRKVPALFLNGSRVLESLKGTLVVLKDSGFSDEEAIVWLYTNDESLPGRPIDALIDGRKTEIRRRAQALAW
- a CDS encoding polyprenyl synthetase family protein, coding for MTPPSPSGAPTPQATESLTVAAPNIPAASAHLAERIAEEQRAYLHAFDTLMAEFFTRQRELLEGISAETLPLLEAIESLSTGGKRLRALLSYWGWRGAGGAPVTEDRASWSIVKAGMAVELFQTSALIHDDIIDRSDTRRGAPSVHKRFEAAHEQNSWRGDAFNYGLTGGILAGDLTLAWSAEVFASLGEGAIYGAPARTIFDRMRTEVLAGQYLDVYSEVLETEDAQAALQRALNVIRFKSAKYSCEHPFTIGGALALQATALENGAGAVSEQHPVLVGYRAFGLPLGEGFQLRDDELGVFGQPEVTGKPAGDDLREGKRTVLVALTSAALDEKDATLLHNSLGNPELSDEQVERIRELMVSSGAFAKHEQLIEQKSQAVFEALEAMNLDELAHAALTDIVGRALRRKA